A segment of the Ipomoea triloba cultivar NCNSP0323 chromosome 1, ASM357664v1 genome:
aatgtatagaagttataattttatagagtctaaaaaatgaaaataaataaaaatgaaataaataaaatagtttttcccaaaatggtcccttgactattctcaaaatggtccctcaactattttttcaatgtttattaggctaacaatagataaatggacgaaaatacccttcattttaacactgatttgacggaatatgtaacggaggaccaaattgagtgagtttttgaaagtcgagggaccacattaggtgtaattgaaagtcgaaatgcaaaattgagaatgagcaatagtcgagggaccattttggaaaaaaactcTATCACCCTTTCTTCTATTTAAGTACACCTTATTCAAATTCCGATCAAATGAGAAGCAAACTGATGACTGAGAGTCCGAGACATTCAGTCTGCATTGCTGGAAAACGATGATTTCTCCGCCCTTTACGTAATGAAAAGGAAGGGGTATCGGAAGCGTTTTACATGATGATGAAGATATCAAACTCGATTTCAGATTTCATGAGTTTTTACTCTCTATGGTTGTGTAGACACCATTATTCCACAAATGCAAATATTGCTACATTTTTCAGCAAATATGTGGACAAGAACAATGTCTTCTCTTGGAACTCTATCATTGCCGAGTTGGCTAGGAGCGGAGACTCAGTCGAGGCGCTTCGGGCTTTCGCTTCTATGCGGAAGCTCTCTCTTAGACCAAATCGTTCCTCATTCCCGTGCGCCATCAAATCGTGTTCTGCCCTTCGTGATCTCACTTCTGGCAGGCAGGTCCACCAGCATGTTTTGATCTTCGGGTATGGGTCGGACCTTTTTGCGTCGTCATCGCTAATTGATATGTACTCCAAGTGTGGTAAGCTCGAAGATGCGAGGTTACTGTTCGACGAAATTCCCCAACGAAATGTGGTTTCTTGGACGGCTATGATTACTGGGTATATACAGAGTGACCACGCCCGTGATGCTCTCTTGCTCTTCAAAGAACTTTTGGTTGAAGAGAGCGAGAGCCTAGGGGAGGAGGAAGTGTATGTTGATGCAGTTGCATTGGTGTCTGTTCTATCTGCTTGTTCTCGGGTTTCGGGGAAAACTATGACGCAGGGGGTTCATGGTTTTGCAATAAAAAGGGGGCTTGATGAGCATTTGGGTGTAGGGAATACACTGATTGATGCTTATGCAAAGTGTAGCGAGGTAGGCTTGTCTAGGAAGGTGTTTGAGGAGATGGCTGAGAAGGATGTCATATCTTGGAACTCGATTATTGCAGTTTATGCTCAAAATGGGCTTTCCTCTGAAGCAATAGAAATGTTTCATTTATTGGTGAAAGATAGAGAAGTTGAATACAATGCTGTCACATTGTCCACCCTCCTGTTGGCATGTGCACATGCTGGAGCTCTTCATGTTGGGAAGTGCATACATGATCAGGTACTTAttggtattttaattttttttttctgaaccACACAATTAATCACTTCATtacattctttaatttaattcctCTCTGTAATAGTTTTCAAACTCTCTATGCATTCCTaatttcttgttgactttgttATCCTTAGGTCATAAAAATGCGCCTCGAAGATAATGTATATGTTGGCACCTCAATCATTGACATGTACTGCAAATGTGGGAGATTAGAGATGGCTAGGAAGGCATTCAATCGTATGAAAGAAAAGAATGTAAAGTC
Coding sequences within it:
- the LOC116023604 gene encoding pentatricopeptide repeat-containing protein At3g26782, mitochondrial-like, which gives rise to MMMKISNSISDFMSFYSLWLCRHHYSTNANIATFFSKYVDKNNVFSWNSIIAELARSGDSVEALRAFASMRKLSLRPNRSSFPCAIKSCSALRDLTSGRQVHQHVLIFGYGSDLFASSSLIDMYSKCGKLEDARLLFDEIPQRNVVSWTAMITGYIQSDHARDALLLFKELLVEESESLGEEEVYVDAVALVSVLSACSRVSGKTMTQGVHGFAIKRGLDEHLGVGNTLIDAYAKCSEVGLSRKVFEEMAEKDVISWNSIIAVYAQNGLSSEAIEMFHLLVKDREVEYNAVTLSTLLLACAHAGALHVGKCIHDQVIKMRLEDNVYVGTSIIDMYCKCGRLEMARKAFNRMKEKNVKSWSAMIAGYGMHGRAKEALEVFYKMNRDGVTPNYITFVSVLAACGHAGLVDEGWYWFRAMEHRFHIQPGLEHYSCMVDLLGRAGFLSKAYDLINEMKVAPDFVVWGSLLSACRMQKNVELAEICASKLFELDPNNCGYYVLLSNIYADAGRWRDAERMRMLMKNQGLTKTPGFSLVELKGLVHIFLVGDREHPQHEKIYAYLEELSIKLQALGYTPNMTSVLHDVDEEEKGMVLQVHSEKLAVAFGIMNSVPGATIHVIKNLRICSDCHTTIKLTTKIVDREIVVRDSKRFHHFKDGSCSCGDYW